Within Cnuibacter physcomitrellae, the genomic segment CCGCGGCGGTGTCCGACCTCGCTCTCCCCGGCGCCGACCGTATCACCGACCTCACCGCAGCCCGAGACGGCTCCGTCTGGTTCGGCACGGCGACCGCCTCCGTGGTCGGCCACGCGCGTCCCGACGGATCGATCGACCTCGTCACGATCACGGGTGGAAGCGGCGGGATCCCGGAGAGCGTCACGTGGGGCCAGGACGGGCGGCTGTGGATGACCCAGTTCGGGTCCTTAACTGTCGATGCACTCGACCCCGGGACGGGCACGGTGACGAGCCTCCCCTTGTCGTCGAGGTGGGCGTCGCACCTCGAGTCCGGTGCCGACGGCGCTCTCTGGATGCTCGACGGCTCCGACCTGCTGCGTCTCGACCCCGCAGGCACGGAGGACAGGTTCCCCGTGCCGACCACCCCGGCCGGTCTCGCGCTCCCTACCGTCCTCCGCCCGGGATCGCAGGGCGTCATCTACGCCGACACCACCGGCCGGATCGTCTCGGTCGACCCGCGCGGCCGTTTCACCGTCCTGGGCCCGTCGACGCCCGGCCTCCTCCTGGGCTCGATCGACGTCGCCCCGGACGGCTCCATCTGGTTCACCGACCCCCTCTCCGGCCGCCTCGGCTGGGGATGAGGCAGCCGAAGCCGGAGGCCGGCAGAGGAGGCCTCAGGCTGAGCGGCGAGCCTGAGCGCGGGCGGGCGACACGTCGCGCCGCGTCCACTCGATGAGGTGGGCGGCGCTGAAGCGGCGCGAGCACCGGCTGCAGGACAGCCGGGTCGTGGGCCGCCGGTGCCGGAAGTACGAGTGCCCGGCAGGGCAGACGCC encodes:
- a CDS encoding Vgb family protein, with translation MRVRAPRFRGPKALAVALGVGLATVLASSVASTLEGAHATVLLPVAPHPSDWLVQWRELPEPAGGRPRTLLVASTGVVWFDDESTGTLNSYDPVSGTWAVVPTTATSPWRVSLLVESSDGAIWFADPSDSVLHRYDPASAAVSDLALPGADRITDLTAARDGSVWFGTATASVVGHARPDGSIDLVTITGGSGGIPESVTWGQDGRLWMTQFGSLTVDALDPGTGTVTSLPLSSRWASHLESGADGALWMLDGSDLLRLDPAGTEDRFPVPTTPAGLALPTVLRPGSQGVIYADTTGRIVSVDPRGRFTVLGPSTPGLLLGSIDVAPDGSIWFTDPLSGRLGWG